Proteins from one Armatimonadota bacterium genomic window:
- a CDS encoding carboxymuconolactone decarboxylase family protein — protein MSARRRRLSWLQVPPDREIPLRVRALWREPRRRLGFIPNIFRVFALRPAHLARWWAYYDDLLRGPSGLSRLQREMIAVVVSSANRCHY, from the coding sequence GCCGTCGGAGACTGTCGTGGCTGCAGGTTCCGCCCGACCGGGAGATTCCTCTGCGGGTCCGGGCCCTGTGGCGGGAACCGCGGCGCAGGCTGGGGTTCATCCCGAACATCTTCCGGGTCTTCGCCCTGCGCCCCGCTCACCTGGCGCGGTGGTGGGCGTACTACGACGATCTGCTGCGCGGACCCTCGGGGCTGTCGCGGCTGCAGCGGGAGATGATCGCCGTGGTGGTCTCGTCCGCCAACCGCTGCCACTACTGA
- a CDS encoding peroxidase-related enzyme (This protein belongs to a clade of uncharacterized proteins related to peroxidases such as the alkylhydroperoxidase AhpD.) yields MATHGAAVRLLTGSPTLADTLLADYRRAALPPRERAMLDFAVKVTRASDRCTEDDIRRLRRAGWTDEDIMDIAEVAAMFNFTNRLANALGWVPNPQYDRLGR; encoded by the coding sequence ATGGCCACCCACGGCGCCGCGGTGCGGCTGCTCACCGGCTCCCCCACCCTGGCCGACACGCTGCTGGCGGACTACCGGCGGGCCGCCCTGCCGCCCCGGGAGCGGGCGATGCTGGACTTCGCCGTCAAGGTCACCCGGGCGTCTGACCGGTGCACCGAGGACGATATCCGCCGCCTGCGCCGGGCCGGGTGGACCGATGAGGACATCATGGATATCGCCGAGGTGGCCGCCATGTTCAACTTCACCAACCGCCTGGCCAACGCCCTGGGGTGGGTGCCCAACCCGCAGTATGACCGCCTGGGTCGCTAG